The proteins below come from a single Gordonia sp. X0973 genomic window:
- the nudC gene encoding NAD(+) diphosphatase, which produces MSFTLGSPPLFSRGTVPRAAELRGNHGEARQAWPAAQVLLVDARGRFGLDGDGMRWTPGPQVGEEPPEGAVLLGVDGETYRWALRVDEVAEPAGDARTAGFHLDGDDAGLLVTALGLLNWHDSAQFSPTTGQPTAVEKSGWVRRDLSCGREEFPRTDPAIITVVHDGADRVLLGRQAVWPDRWYSTLAGFVEPGESLEQCVIREVYEEVGITVSQPRYLGSQPWPFPRSLMVGFAAVGDPEEPLRFLDGEIADAAWFTRDQVREALTAKEWTDPEGVDDGPPAPLRLPGSVSIARTMIEAWAAAD; this is translated from the coding sequence ATGTCGTTCACCCTGGGCTCACCGCCGCTGTTCTCCCGAGGAACCGTCCCGCGGGCCGCCGAATTGCGCGGCAACCACGGCGAGGCCCGGCAGGCGTGGCCGGCGGCGCAGGTGCTCCTCGTCGATGCCCGCGGTCGATTCGGACTCGACGGCGACGGCATGCGGTGGACGCCCGGTCCGCAGGTCGGGGAGGAGCCGCCCGAGGGGGCCGTGTTGCTCGGCGTCGACGGCGAGACCTACCGCTGGGCGCTGCGCGTCGACGAGGTGGCCGAACCCGCCGGGGATGCGCGGACCGCCGGATTCCATCTCGACGGGGACGACGCCGGGTTGCTCGTCACCGCGCTCGGGTTGTTGAACTGGCATGATTCCGCACAGTTCTCGCCGACGACGGGCCAACCGACCGCGGTGGAGAAGAGCGGCTGGGTGCGCCGCGACCTTTCCTGTGGGCGCGAGGAGTTCCCGCGGACCGATCCCGCGATCATCACCGTCGTCCACGACGGTGCCGACCGGGTGTTGCTCGGACGCCAGGCCGTGTGGCCCGACCGGTGGTATTCGACGCTGGCCGGCTTCGTCGAGCCGGGGGAGTCGTTGGAGCAGTGCGTGATCCGCGAGGTGTACGAGGAGGTCGGCATCACGGTGTCGCAGCCGCGGTATCTGGGGAGCCAGCCGTGGCCCTTCCCGCGGTCGCTGATGGTCGGGTTCGCCGCGGTCGGCGATCCGGAGGAACCGCTGCGCTTTCTCGACGGCGAGATCGCCGACGCGGCCTGGTTCACCCGCGACCAGGTGCGCGAGGCACTGACCGCGAAGGAGTGGACCGATCCGGAGGGCGTTGACGACGGCCCGCCCGCACCCCTGCGACTGCCCGGCTCGGTCTCCATCGCCCGCACCATGATCGAGGCCTGGGCCGCCGCCGACTGA
- a CDS encoding UvrD-helicase domain-containing protein — translation MTEPIVEPAADPIPATSIAAALGLPRPTPEQIAVIEAPLEPVLVVAGAGAGKTETMAARVVWLVVNRLAGPEEVLGLTFTRKAASELGARIRRRLSALSGAAVLADWDPDGSLRTRLRNADPEISTYHAYAGRLIADYGLLLPVEPSSTLLSETELWQLAFSVVANYSGELATRKVPTGVTEAVLKLYSDSAEHLVGLDDLTRACQRLYDLVDTLPKGPRQNDAPSAKMRDIQAVIDERRALLPLIAELGEQMREQSALDFGSQMSLAARLVTEHPEVATAERASFRAVLLDEYQDTGHSQRVLLRALFGGRGNAAVAVTAVGDPIQSIYGWRGASAANLPRFASDFPRPDGSPARRFELLTSWRNGVHALRLANAASEELRRAGIPVSVLRARPEAPDGSVALALTETVLDERAWIARRIAQRYDAAADAGAPPPTTAILVRRNEDSAPLAAELEALGIPAEVVGIGGLLHVPEIEDIVAMLRLMADPLAGSAAMRLLTGARWQLGAGDLAALWKRARELAVRGRVADMPLDTAEQLAAALAASVPDELVDDAGIADALVDPGDPSRYSADGFARIRRFGAQLDQLRRRIGQPLPELVADVEQTIGVAVEAQIRARRMRGATTGREHLDAFAGYVADYADKAGATLPGLLAFLDTAETIEKGLEPGRIEVAEQRVQILTVHAAKGLEWDVVAIPHVCGGIFPSGRSDGTWLGSVRELPAELRGDLADAGGEGFPRLDLTGLADRKELETALDEHRDAIAKRRLEEDRRLLYVALTRARETLFISAHHWSMGSTKPRAVSEFYAELAGIVTEAIANPAVDATGMTIDVAAPEPDDDAVNPLAAHVVTAAWPADRLGDRRAAADRAAALVLDRITARDQPSLFDEPSRAEESDPDLADPDVAQWAAEVDVLLDEHSRVNQAGVEVALPTHLSVSQLVELDTDEATFAQRLRRPVPFKPNPMARRGTAFHAWVERRFGATRLLDIDELPGAADESATPDQELTELIARFEASRWAMRTPVEVEVPFETVIGSTVVRGRIDAVFNEPPGVDGEPRWIVVDWKTGAVPEPAKRESMVVQLAAYRVAWAKLVGARPDQVRAAFHYVRSDYTLEPDDLPDSAALAGMLAR, via the coding sequence ATGACTGAGCCGATAGTCGAGCCGGCGGCGGATCCGATCCCCGCCACCAGCATCGCGGCGGCGTTGGGTCTGCCGCGCCCGACGCCGGAACAGATCGCCGTCATCGAGGCACCACTCGAGCCGGTCCTCGTCGTCGCCGGGGCCGGTGCGGGCAAGACCGAGACGATGGCGGCGCGCGTGGTGTGGCTCGTCGTCAACCGGCTGGCCGGCCCGGAGGAAGTCCTCGGGCTGACGTTCACCCGCAAGGCGGCCAGCGAGCTGGGCGCGCGGATCCGTCGGCGCCTCTCCGCTCTGTCGGGCGCCGCGGTGCTCGCCGATTGGGATCCCGACGGTTCGCTGCGCACCCGCCTGCGCAACGCGGACCCCGAGATCAGCACCTACCACGCCTACGCCGGCCGACTCATCGCCGACTACGGCCTCTTGCTGCCGGTGGAGCCGTCCTCGACGTTGCTGAGCGAGACCGAGCTGTGGCAGCTGGCGTTCTCGGTCGTCGCGAACTATTCCGGCGAGCTCGCGACGCGCAAGGTACCGACCGGGGTCACCGAGGCCGTGCTCAAGCTGTACTCCGATTCGGCCGAACACCTCGTCGGCCTCGACGACCTGACACGTGCGTGCCAACGCCTCTACGACCTCGTCGACACGCTGCCCAAGGGGCCGCGGCAGAACGACGCCCCGTCGGCCAAGATGCGTGACATCCAGGCGGTGATCGACGAGCGGCGCGCCCTGCTGCCCCTGATCGCCGAGCTGGGGGAGCAGATGCGGGAACAGAGCGCCCTCGATTTCGGATCGCAGATGTCGTTGGCGGCCCGCCTCGTCACCGAACATCCGGAGGTCGCGACGGCCGAGCGCGCCTCGTTCCGTGCCGTGCTGCTCGACGAGTACCAGGACACGGGTCACTCGCAGCGCGTGCTGCTGCGGGCGCTGTTCGGCGGGCGGGGAAACGCGGCCGTCGCGGTGACCGCGGTCGGCGACCCGATCCAGTCGATCTACGGGTGGCGCGGCGCGTCGGCGGCCAACCTGCCGCGCTTCGCGTCGGATTTCCCGCGGCCCGACGGCAGCCCCGCGCGGCGCTTCGAACTGCTGACCAGCTGGCGCAACGGCGTACACGCGCTCCGGCTGGCCAACGCGGCGTCCGAAGAGCTGCGGCGCGCCGGCATCCCGGTGTCGGTGCTGCGCGCCCGCCCGGAGGCGCCCGACGGTTCGGTGGCCCTGGCCCTGACCGAGACAGTGCTCGACGAGCGCGCGTGGATCGCCCGACGGATCGCGCAGCGCTACGACGCGGCCGCCGACGCGGGAGCGCCACCGCCGACCACGGCCATCCTGGTGCGGCGAAACGAGGACTCCGCGCCGCTGGCCGCCGAGTTGGAGGCCCTGGGCATTCCGGCGGAGGTCGTCGGCATCGGCGGCCTGCTGCACGTCCCGGAGATCGAGGACATCGTCGCGATGCTGCGGCTGATGGCCGACCCGCTCGCCGGCAGCGCCGCGATGCGCCTGCTGACCGGGGCGCGCTGGCAGCTTGGTGCCGGTGACCTGGCGGCCCTGTGGAAGCGGGCGCGGGAACTCGCCGTGCGCGGCCGTGTCGCCGACATGCCGCTGGACACCGCAGAACAGCTCGCCGCCGCCCTCGCCGCATCGGTACCCGACGAACTGGTCGACGACGCGGGCATCGCCGACGCCCTCGTCGACCCGGGCGACCCGTCGCGATACAGCGCCGACGGATTCGCCCGCATCCGCCGCTTCGGAGCGCAGCTGGACCAGTTGCGGCGACGGATCGGCCAGCCGCTGCCGGAACTGGTCGCCGACGTGGAGCAGACGATCGGAGTGGCGGTGGAGGCGCAGATCCGGGCCAGGCGCATGCGCGGCGCGACCACCGGACGCGAGCATCTCGACGCCTTCGCCGGCTACGTCGCCGACTACGCCGACAAGGCCGGGGCCACCCTGCCCGGTCTGCTGGCCTTCCTCGACACCGCGGAGACCATCGAGAAGGGGCTCGAGCCCGGCCGCATCGAGGTCGCCGAACAGCGCGTCCAGATCCTCACCGTCCACGCCGCGAAGGGACTCGAATGGGATGTCGTGGCGATTCCGCACGTCTGTGGCGGCATCTTCCCCAGCGGCCGGTCGGACGGGACGTGGCTCGGTAGCGTCCGCGAACTGCCCGCCGAGTTGCGCGGCGACCTCGCCGACGCGGGCGGCGAGGGTTTTCCGCGCTTGGACCTCACCGGATTGGCCGACCGGAAAGAACTGGAAACGGCGCTCGACGAGCATCGCGATGCCATCGCCAAGCGTCGACTCGAGGAGGACCGCCGCCTGCTCTACGTCGCGCTGACCCGGGCACGCGAGACGCTGTTCATCTCGGCGCACCACTGGTCGATGGGGTCGACCAAACCGCGTGCCGTTTCGGAGTTCTACGCCGAACTCGCCGGCATCGTCACGGAGGCGATCGCCAATCCGGCCGTCGACGCCACCGGCATGACGATCGACGTGGCCGCACCCGAACCGGACGACGACGCGGTGAACCCGTTGGCCGCCCACGTCGTGACCGCTGCCTGGCCCGCCGACCGGCTGGGCGACCGGCGCGCCGCCGCCGATCGGGCCGCCGCGCTGGTACTCGACCGCATCACCGCGCGCGATCAGCCGTCGCTGTTCGACGAGCCGAGCCGCGCCGAGGAATCCGATCCCGACCTCGCCGACCCGGATGTCGCGCAGTGGGCCGCCGAGGTCGACGTTCTGCTCGACGAGCACTCCAGAGTCAACCAGGCGGGGGTCGAGGTGGCGCTCCCGACGCACCTCTCGGTGAGCCAGCTCGTCGAACTCGACACCGACGAGGCGACCTTCGCCCAGCGGCTGCGCCGACCGGTGCCGTTCAAACCGAATCCGATGGCCCGGCGTGGCACCGCCTTCCACGCGTGGGTGGAGCGACGCTTCGGGGCGACCAGGCTCCTCGACATCGACGAGTTGCCGGGCGCCGCCGACGAGTCGGCCACCCCCGACCAGGAGCTGACCGAGCTGATCGCCAGGTTCGAGGCGTCGCGCTGGGCGATGCGCACCCCCGTCGAGGTCGAGGTGCCGTTCGAGACGGTCATCGGCTCGACGGTCGTCCGGGGCCGGATCGACGCGGTGTTCAACGAACCGCCCGGGGTCGACGGCGAGCCGCGGTGGATCGTCGTCGACTGGAAGACCGGGGCGGTGCCCGAACCGGCGAAGCGCGAATCGATGGTCGTCCAGCTCGCCGCCTATCGCGTCGCCTGGGCCAAGCTGGTCGGCGCGAGACCCGATCAGGTGCGGGCCGCCTTCCACTACGTGCGGTCGGATTACACGCTCGAACCCGACGACCTGCCCGACTCGGCGGCACTCGCCGGCATGCTCGCCCGATAG
- a CDS encoding ATP-dependent DNA helicase UvrD2: MSERGAIVVGVGDHLADLDPEQLAAATAPRGPVCVLAGAGTGKTRTITRRIAHLVDQGQVNPDQVLAVTFTARAAAEMRSRLRVLGIGDVGSAAGVQAQTFHAAAMRQLRYFWPRCIGDARWELLDSKLPVVGPAARKAGLATSTESLRDLASEIEWAKASLVGPADYASAAARAGRDLPASGEQVAAVYAAYEAAKVSADGDYLLDFDDLLIFTAQMLTDDPGLADEFRSRYRCFVVDEYQDVTPVQQGLLDAWLGERDDLTVVGDANQTIYTFAGARPDYLLNFSRRFPEAQVVRLVRDYRSTPEVVDLANRVIGAARGRAAGTRLELIGQRPSGPAPRFAEYPDEPAEAAAAVADIGELIRGGVPASEIAILYRINAQSQVYEQALTEAQIPYQVRGGDAFFSRPEIRQAIRAIAGAARSDETVAGDALLDALPVLLFPLGLTPEEPAGAEAKSRWASLTALVELAEELLGHNPTLSMNDLSVELTARASAGHPPTMRGVTLSSLHAAKGLEWDAVFLVGLTDGAVPISHAIDTGAEAIEEERRLFYVGATRAREHLKLSWALARNEGGRRGRRKSRFLAGLLPTCGRCSSHLMGARALRTGICDACAGDRGAGRGAASGAAARRAATMPLEPADAELFDSLKAWRLAEANRQDKPAFTVFADKTLREIATTRPADLRALARVNGVGAAKLERYGEDVVAIVVGASP; encoded by the coding sequence ATGTCTGAGCGGGGTGCGATAGTGGTCGGCGTGGGGGACCATCTCGCCGATCTCGATCCGGAGCAGCTCGCCGCGGCAACCGCGCCGCGCGGCCCGGTGTGCGTACTCGCCGGCGCCGGCACGGGTAAGACCCGCACCATCACGCGTCGGATCGCGCATCTCGTCGACCAGGGCCAGGTCAATCCGGACCAGGTCCTCGCCGTCACCTTCACCGCTCGTGCCGCCGCCGAGATGCGCTCCCGGTTGCGGGTTTTGGGCATCGGCGACGTCGGATCGGCGGCCGGCGTGCAGGCGCAGACCTTCCACGCAGCTGCGATGCGCCAGCTGCGCTACTTCTGGCCGCGGTGTATCGGCGACGCCCGCTGGGAACTACTCGATTCGAAGCTTCCCGTCGTCGGACCGGCGGCCCGCAAGGCCGGATTGGCGACGTCGACCGAATCGCTGCGCGACCTGGCGTCGGAGATCGAATGGGCCAAGGCCAGCCTGGTCGGCCCCGCCGACTACGCGTCCGCCGCGGCACGGGCCGGTCGCGACCTGCCCGCCTCTGGTGAACAGGTCGCCGCGGTGTACGCCGCCTACGAGGCGGCCAAGGTGTCCGCCGACGGCGACTATCTGCTCGATTTCGACGACCTGCTGATCTTCACCGCTCAGATGCTGACCGACGATCCGGGCCTGGCCGACGAGTTCCGCTCGCGTTACCGGTGCTTCGTCGTCGACGAGTATCAGGACGTGACTCCGGTGCAGCAGGGGCTGCTCGACGCGTGGCTCGGCGAGCGCGACGACCTGACCGTCGTGGGGGACGCGAACCAGACCATCTACACCTTCGCCGGTGCGCGCCCGGACTATCTGCTCAATTTCTCCCGCCGATTCCCCGAGGCGCAGGTCGTGCGCCTGGTGCGCGACTACCGGTCGACACCCGAGGTCGTCGACCTGGCCAACCGGGTGATCGGCGCCGCACGCGGACGTGCCGCGGGCACACGGCTCGAGTTGATCGGGCAACGACCGTCGGGCCCGGCGCCCCGTTTCGCCGAGTACCCGGACGAACCCGCCGAGGCCGCAGCCGCGGTCGCCGACATCGGCGAACTCATCCGCGGTGGCGTGCCGGCCTCGGAGATCGCCATCCTGTACCGAATCAACGCCCAGTCGCAGGTGTACGAGCAGGCCCTCACCGAGGCGCAGATCCCGTACCAGGTGCGCGGCGGCGACGCGTTCTTCTCGCGTCCGGAGATCCGTCAGGCGATCCGGGCGATCGCCGGCGCGGCCCGGTCCGACGAGACGGTGGCAGGCGACGCCCTGCTCGACGCCTTGCCGGTGCTGCTCTTCCCGCTCGGCCTCACGCCGGAGGAGCCGGCCGGTGCCGAGGCGAAGTCGCGGTGGGCGTCGCTGACCGCGCTCGTCGAGCTCGCCGAAGAACTCCTCGGCCACAACCCCACGTTGAGCATGAACGACCTGTCCGTCGAATTGACCGCGCGCGCTTCCGCCGGCCATCCGCCGACGATGCGCGGCGTCACCCTGTCGTCGCTGCACGCCGCGAAAGGGCTGGAATGGGATGCGGTGTTCCTCGTCGGGCTGACCGACGGCGCCGTTCCGATCAGCCACGCCATTGACACGGGCGCCGAGGCGATCGAGGAGGAGCGTCGGCTGTTCTACGTCGGGGCGACCCGGGCCAGGGAACATCTCAAACTGTCCTGGGCATTGGCCCGCAACGAGGGCGGGCGCCGCGGGCGGCGCAAATCGCGGTTCCTGGCCGGATTGCTGCCCACCTGCGGGCGTTGCTCGTCGCACCTGATGGGCGCCCGCGCCCTGCGCACCGGGATCTGCGACGCCTGCGCCGGTGACCGGGGGGCGGGTCGCGGGGCCGCATCCGGTGCCGCCGCACGACGGGCCGCGACGATGCCACTGGAACCCGCCGACGCCGAGCTGTTCGACAGTCTCAAAGCCTGGCGGCTGGCCGAGGCCAATCGTCAGGACAAGCCGGCGTTCACCGTCTTCGCCGATAAGACGCTGCGCGAGATCGCGACCACCCGCCCGGCGGACCTGCGCGCATTGGCGCGCGTCAACGGGGTGGGCGCGGCGAAGCTGGAGCGCTACGGCGAGGATGTCGTCGCGATCGTCGTCGGTGCGTCGCCGTAG
- a CDS encoding AarF/ABC1/UbiB kinase family protein, translated as MSDITRGAGRRNAKLAALPIGVAGRAVGGIGKRIAGKSKDEVSQELMEKTAEQLFAVLGELKGGAMKVGQALSIMEAAIPEEFGEPFRAALTKLQAEAPPLPADKVHGVLDQQLGTKWRERFREFDDEPAAAASIGQVHKAVWSDGREVAVKVQYPGADHALRADLKTLGRMSGLIQKLSPGTDVKSMVDELIDRTDAELDYLGEADHQRAFAKVFDGDPDFLIPKVVASAPKVVVSEWVDGIPLSKLITSGSQEKRNEAAAKMALFEISSTYRVGLLHGDPHPGNFFIADDGRFGVLDFGAVGYYPDGLPAETGPILRLARDRDYDELRNLLVATNFIRPSHATKVSAEDIEAYLKPFVDPLYTDEFHFTRKWLQRAAGNATDLRGDVYKTSRNLNVPKNYVMVFRVLLGCVGIAAQLEAHAPYRAIMSEWVPGVD; from the coding sequence ATGAGTGACATCACACGGGGGGCCGGTCGACGCAACGCCAAATTGGCGGCGCTTCCCATCGGCGTGGCCGGGCGAGCGGTCGGCGGGATCGGCAAGCGCATCGCGGGCAAGAGCAAGGACGAGGTCAGCCAGGAGCTGATGGAGAAGACCGCCGAGCAACTCTTCGCCGTACTCGGCGAGCTCAAGGGCGGCGCGATGAAGGTCGGGCAGGCGCTGTCCATCATGGAGGCGGCGATCCCCGAGGAATTCGGCGAACCGTTCCGGGCCGCGCTGACCAAGCTGCAGGCGGAGGCGCCGCCGCTACCGGCCGACAAGGTCCACGGCGTCCTCGACCAGCAGCTCGGGACGAAGTGGCGGGAACGTTTCCGCGAATTCGACGACGAGCCCGCGGCCGCGGCGAGCATCGGCCAGGTCCACAAGGCGGTGTGGTCCGACGGTCGCGAAGTCGCCGTCAAGGTGCAGTACCCGGGCGCCGACCACGCGCTGCGCGCCGACCTGAAGACACTGGGCCGGATGTCGGGACTGATCCAGAAGCTGTCGCCGGGCACCGACGTGAAGTCGATGGTCGACGAGCTGATCGACCGCACCGACGCCGAGCTGGACTACCTCGGCGAGGCGGACCACCAGCGCGCCTTCGCCAAGGTCTTCGACGGCGACCCGGACTTCCTGATCCCGAAGGTGGTCGCGAGCGCCCCCAAGGTCGTGGTGTCCGAATGGGTCGACGGCATCCCGCTGTCGAAGCTCATCACCTCCGGCTCGCAGGAGAAGCGCAACGAGGCGGCCGCCAAGATGGCCCTGTTCGAGATCTCCTCGACCTACCGCGTCGGGCTCCTGCACGGCGATCCGCACCCGGGCAACTTCTTCATCGCCGACGACGGGCGGTTCGGCGTCCTCGACTTCGGCGCCGTCGGGTACTACCCGGACGGGTTGCCGGCCGAGACGGGACCGATCCTGCGGCTGGCCCGCGACCGCGACTACGACGAGCTGCGCAATCTGCTCGTCGCGACCAACTTCATCCGGCCCAGCCACGCGACGAAGGTCAGCGCCGAGGACATCGAGGCCTACCTGAAGCCCTTCGTCGACCCGCTCTACACCGACGAGTTCCATTTCACCCGCAAATGGCTGCAGCGGGCCGCGGGCAATGCCACCGACCTGCGCGGCGACGTCTACAAAACGTCACGCAACCTCAACGTGCCGAAGAATTACGTGATGGTGTTCCGGGTGTTGCTGGGCTGCGTCGGCATCGCCGCCCAGCTGGAGGCACACGCCCCCTATCGCGCGATCATGTCCGAGTGGGTGCCCGGCGTCGACTGA
- a CDS encoding TrkA family potassium uptake protein yields MKARLRRRAGARALSAEPEYALVNIVRIPDAERSPARAIGRRVLFAVCALFFTSLVVFIDRSGYRDAQGDQLSFLDSVYYSAVTLSTTGYGDITPISPGARLVNIIVITPLRVLFLIVLIGTTLEVLTERSRQALRIQRWRATLRNHTVVVGYGTKGQTAVDAMIGDGVKPAEIVVVDPSQAALDAAEAHGLVTVRGDATKSDVLRLAGAAHAASIIIATSRDDTAVLTTLSAREMNKTATIVASIRESENSHVMKQSGANSVVVTSETAGRLLGIATQTPSVVEVFEDLLTPDEGYAIAERVVDPTEVGGSPAHTVDIVLGVVRDGKVYRVGEPEVESIELGDRLLYVRRGPADKDR; encoded by the coding sequence ATGAAGGCCCGACTGCGTCGCCGTGCTGGCGCGAGAGCGCTGTCGGCCGAGCCGGAATACGCGCTCGTCAACATCGTGCGCATCCCCGACGCCGAGCGGAGTCCGGCGCGGGCGATCGGGCGCCGGGTGCTGTTCGCCGTGTGCGCGCTGTTCTTCACGTCGCTCGTCGTCTTCATCGACCGCTCGGGCTACCGCGACGCGCAGGGCGACCAACTGTCCTTCCTGGACTCGGTCTACTACTCGGCGGTGACCCTCTCCACGACCGGCTACGGCGACATCACCCCGATTTCCCCCGGGGCCCGGCTGGTCAACATCATCGTGATCACCCCGCTGCGCGTTCTGTTCCTGATCGTCTTGATCGGTACGACGCTGGAAGTGCTGACCGAACGGTCGCGCCAGGCGCTGCGAATCCAACGTTGGAGGGCAACATTGCGGAACCATACGGTCGTCGTCGGATACGGCACCAAAGGACAGACGGCGGTCGACGCGATGATCGGCGACGGCGTGAAGCCGGCCGAGATCGTCGTCGTCGACCCGTCACAGGCGGCCCTCGACGCGGCGGAGGCACACGGCCTGGTCACCGTCCGCGGTGACGCCACCAAATCGGACGTGCTGCGCCTGGCCGGCGCGGCCCATGCGGCGAGCATCATCATCGCCACCAGCCGCGACGACACCGCGGTGCTGACCACGCTCTCGGCCCGCGAGATGAACAAGACGGCGACGATCGTCGCGTCGATCCGCGAATCGGAGAACTCGCACGTGATGAAGCAGTCCGGCGCGAACTCGGTGGTCGTCACGTCGGAGACGGCGGGCCGGCTGCTGGGTATCGCGACGCAGACGCCAAGCGTCGTCGAGGTCTTCGAAGACCTGCTGACCCCCGACGAGGGGTATGCGATTGCCGAGCGGGTCGTCGACCCGACCGAGGTCGGCGGGTCGCCCGCGCATACGGTCGACATCGTGCTCGGCGTCGTGCGTGACGGCAAGGTCTACCGGGTCGGGGAGCCGGAGGTCGAGTCGATCGAGCTCGGCGACCGGCTGCTGTACGTGCGTCGCGGTCCCGCGGACAAGGATCGCTGA
- a CDS encoding WhiB family transcriptional regulator, whose translation MTCITDFVGGAPPAAPDLTSLGLPCREAEADLWFAEAPADLEMAKALCQGCPLQRECLDSALERAEPWGVWGGEIFERGAIVARKRPRGRPRKIAS comes from the coding sequence ATGACTTGCATCACCGATTTCGTCGGCGGCGCCCCGCCCGCCGCTCCCGACCTCACCTCCCTCGGCCTGCCGTGCCGGGAGGCCGAGGCGGACCTGTGGTTCGCCGAGGCTCCCGCCGACCTCGAGATGGCCAAGGCCCTCTGTCAGGGCTGCCCGCTGCAGCGGGAGTGCCTGGACAGCGCCCTGGAGCGCGCCGAGCCGTGGGGTGTCTGGGGCGGCGAGATCTTCGAGCGCGGCGCCATCGTCGCGCGCAAGCGCCCCCGCGGCCGCCCGCGCAAGATCGCGAGCTGA
- a CDS encoding mycoredoxin encodes MSADAPVLTMYTTTWCVYCKRLKTGLKSLGVTWDEVNIEEDPAAADFVGSVNNGNHVVPTVKYADGTTATNPSIADVRTKLGL; translated from the coding sequence ATGAGTGCTGACGCCCCCGTATTGACCATGTACACGACTACCTGGTGTGTCTATTGCAAACGTCTCAAGACGGGTCTGAAGAGCCTCGGGGTCACCTGGGACGAGGTGAACATCGAGGAGGATCCGGCTGCGGCCGACTTCGTCGGCAGCGTCAACAACGGCAACCACGTCGTCCCGACGGTGAAGTACGCCGACGGCACGACCGCGACCAATCCGTCGATCGCCGACGTGCGCACGAAGCTCGGTCTCTGA